Proteins encoded in a region of the Candidatus Aegiribacteria sp. genome:
- the rpsE gene encoding 30S ribosomal protein S5: MSKLEEAGLIDRLIAINRVAKVTKGGRNFGFNAVVAVGDAKGKVGVGLGKATELPEAIRKAQDNARRSMISIPLIDNRTIPHRILGKSGAGSVILRPASPGTGVIAGAAVRAIMECAGIKDVLTKSQGSNNPHNVVKATMEGLRDLVLIDRVSGYRQAAIARRSTDG; the protein is encoded by the coding sequence ATATCGAAACTTGAAGAAGCCGGTCTCATTGACAGACTCATAGCGATCAACAGAGTCGCGAAGGTAACAAAAGGCGGGAGAAACTTCGGTTTCAATGCCGTTGTTGCTGTTGGTGATGCCAAAGGAAAAGTTGGTGTCGGACTTGGAAAAGCAACCGAGCTTCCTGAAGCTATAAGGAAGGCTCAGGATAATGCCAGAAGAAGCATGATAAGTATTCCACTAATTGACAACAGAACTATCCCTCACAGGATACTTGGCAAGAGCGGTGCTGGAAGTGTGATTTTGCGTCCTGCCAGTCCTGGTACGGGCGTTATTGCCGGTGCTGCTGTGAGAGCCATAATGGAATGTGCCGGAATAAAGGATGTACTCACGAAATCTCAGGGTTCGAATAATCCTCATAATGTTGTCAAGGCAACAATGGAAGGATTAAGAGACCTTGTACTTATCGACAGGGTCAGCGGATACCGGCAGGCGGCGATCGCCAGAAGGAGTACCGATGGCTGA